The genome window ACTTCCCGGTTTTGGATTTCCTACCAAGGGCAAAAAGAGGAACAAAAATGTTCGGGTTTGCTTGTCTACACAGGTGCAGGATCCACAGGTTGGATTAGCTCTTGTTTTCCAAAGAAATTCTCTCCATTTTCAAAACATGAGCCTTTTTTCCATGTTTATTCACGAGAAATCCGAGTGAAGTCTCGAGAAACAGAGTTTTCCTTGGCAGATTTTAGGGCCTTGGATCAAGTGGAAGTTATTTCTGAAATGAATGGCGGATTGGCAGTTGATTCTCTCACAGAGAGACACTACCCATTTCCACCTTATGCAAAGGCGACGATCAGGTTATCGCCAGAGAAATTATCTGTTATTGTTCCGCTAAAGAGAGGGGAATCCATGCAAGACTTACCATACGAAATAGAGCAAAAACGCATCAATGGAACCGTCATCGTCCAAATCAAAGGTCGTATGGAATCGGGCCCGCTTGACCGCATCACACAAACAATTCTGGATGAAATGGTTGGGACAGACAGAAAACATTTAATTTTAGATTTTTCTGAGCTTCGATACATTTCCAGCTTAGGAATTCGTATGATTCTCGATGTGAAAATGAACTTACAAAAAAGAAATAAGGAAATGGCTTTGGTCGGTGTCACAAGCTCCATCTTACAAGTGTTTCATTTACTTGGTCTTTCTAATGCTTTCCAATTTTATGCTGATAGGGAAGAAGCTTTAAAGTCCTTTGAGGAGCCATCTAAGTCCTAGATGTCTCCTCGAATTTCCGTTTGGATCTCCAACTCGGTTTTCGTATCTTTTGCCGTTATTGCATTATTTTATTCTCTTGTTCATTTCGAAAACTCCCACTTACAATTTGAAACAAAAACCTTAAACGAGGAGAGAAACAGGAGTTTTGCGATAGTCCAGGAACTTTCTCGAGTCAAAAACCAATTCCCCATTGCTTATCAATGCCATTATAGTTTCGGACTTAGTAATGGATCTTTATATGAGATTACTGAACGAATCCCCTACTCCATTTACAAAAGACTGCGGTTAGGTGATACAATCGAAGTTTATAAGAAAGAAATCAGAATTTTTGGGAAACAAACGGCGATTTCGCAAATCAAGGGGAATGAAGAACCACTCCCCCTTTTGGAAAACTTAGAAAGATACTTTCAATATGGATTTGTCTATTTACTCGTATTAGTTGGTGTTACTTCCCTTTTTAGGGTTTTGGGATTACTATCTCAAACTTATCCTTCGCAGCAAAAACCAGATGCGATTGACGAGATTGTTGTAAATAAGTCTCAGGATTAACATCAAAATTCACAAAACACATGTATTTATCGTGTTTTACTATGTACATGAACTCTGAATAATTCAAATGAGTGTTCTGCGTCATAAATCCACGAAGCCATTTACTCTCTCTATAAACTCTTTCATATTGAATATTAGTTGCATCGATTTTTTTAATCGCTTCTGCAGATTCTTTGGAATAATCTCGGCTCATAATTTCTTTTTTTAGCGTCTTAATTAAGTTATATTCCAATTTTGCTTTATTAGGTGGTAAATTTTCTGGGCGAGTTTTATAATAGTATTCGAACAACTCTTTATCTTGTCCCTCTTTTGCATCGTGATTTTCTTGGCTCACATCAGTGGGTGTAGATTGTGGTTTTGTGTCCTGCGCAGAAATAGACAGAGTTGCTACAAATAACACAAGGGCAATTGGAAGGGATTTTTTTAAGAGTTCCATAGTCTTCATTATCGGAATCCTGACTCAAATTTCAAAATAAAATTTTCGGTTTTCAAAAAGAGAAACAAGGTTCAAAACAGGTTTATCATGTCGATTCCCCCACTCATTACCTTTCAGGAGGACTTTCTTTCCGGAAAACTGATTTCCAAAGAATATGTCCACTTTTCGGAAATCGACTGCCCGGAATTGGATGTATGGATTGGCAGAGTGGTCCGCAGCATTTCCTTAGAATTCCTACATGAAATCCTTTTTACAATCCTGAGTGAACTACTAGTAAACGGATGTAAGGCTAACGGCAAACGTGTCTTTTTTAAGGAACAGGGTTTGAATCTCTGGGATGAAAAAGATTATGCCAGAGGCATTCCTATGTATAAGGACGAATTTGGCCATAACCGAAAAAGAGTATTTTTGGCATTGGATCATTCCGAATACAAAATTACCTTAAGTACCATTTTCAAAGAAGATTATATAGAATTCAAAGTTAAGAATAACGCCAAAATCCTTCCTGAAGAAAAAAACAGAATTTTAAAACGAGTCCAAGCTTCTGGAAAATACAAAAACATAAATGATGCCTACCGAGAGTCTGTTGACAACGAGGAAAGTTCAGGCCTTGGGATTGTTTTGATTCATATCCTACTTAGAAACTCTGGTATTTCCAACCAGTTCTTTCAATTAGTGACAACTGAAGATTCTACGGAAGTGATTATACGAATACCAAAACAACTCATACCAAAAGAAAACCAAACCAATATAAAAAATCTTTTGGTCCGTGAGGTAAATAGTCTTCCTCCCCTACCGCCGCAAATTCAGAAATTGATTTTTATCGCAAAGAAAAAAGACGTTGATTGGCATGAGATCTCGGCCCAAGTAGAAAAAGATCCTGCCATAACAGCAGAAATTTTGAAAATCGCCAACTCCCCGTTATTTGGGCCTCATACACCAATTATTTCAGTTCTTGAGGGAGTCAAAAGAATTGGCCTTCGAAACCTGGAATCAATTTTTTTAACACTAGGTGCGAAAAAAGTACTTAACTCCCGTTATGCGAAACAAGTATTAGTATGGACCCATTCCTTTAAAACATCCATGTATGCTCGTTTCCTTATAGAAGATCGGAAAAAACATTTAAAACTTTTGGAGCCTGCCGTCATTTCTGCACTTTTACATGACTTGGGAAGGATGGTTTTACTTTCTTTGGATCTTAGCCAAGTGAACCAAATCCGAGTCTTAAGAAGTGATGACAATAATGAAATTTCTGAATGGGTAGAAGAATACACATTAGGAACGACACATTCAGAAATCGGCTATTTGATGTCAGAAAAATGGAACTTCCCGGAAGAAATTTTAGATGTCATACGTTACCATCACAAACCATGGCAATGTAAAAGTAGGAACAACATCCTATGCCAGATCATTTACCTGGCAGATATTTTGGCGAATATCGGTCGTGGTAAGGGGAATTACTTCACTGTAGAACCGGAAGTTTTAGAGTATTTTGAAATTACTTCAGAAAAAGAATTTCGTGATATGCAAGAAAGGTTTAAAATCCAATTCGAGGAGCATAGAGAAGAATACCAAAATCTCTTAATTTAGTTATGAACTGGAAAGATTTACTTAACTTAGAAGACGAACAATTATTAGATTCTAAACTTGCACCTGAATTTAACCTGGTGGGACATCCTGAATATCCAAGTATTTCGACTCTTCCCCCAGAGGAAACCTTAGAAATTCTAACTGAGTTTCTTTTGGCAGAAGGCCAAATGGTAAACATTAAGAACTTACTGAGTTATGCTCCAATTCTTGAAATTACGTTAATCAAAAAGAATTTGCCGACTATCTACGGATAATCATTCCACATCCTGAACATCACTAATTCCAATTTGGTGTTCTTTGCCTACGTCATTACTAAATTCAATTTTCTTAGCCACTGATTTTTCCATACTACTGATAAGTAATTCATTCGTGCGAGCAAGCCTATCTGCCATAATGGAAACCATTTTTGCAGCAAACTTAGGATTTTTAACTAGAAAGTTTTCAAGTTGTTGTTTACTTTCGATCACTGCCACTTCACAATTCGTAATTGTTCTCGCCGTTGCACTTCTTGGATTGGAACTAAACAAAGCCATCTCACCAAAAAAATCTCCTGGTTTCATTAGTGCCAATCGAGTTTGGCTATTATTCACCGTAAAAAAAATCTCAACGTTTCCTTGTAGGATGATGTACATCGCATTATTCAGTTCCCCTTCTTTGAAGATTCTCTGATTTGGCGGAATGTTGAGTTTGCTCATTGATTAGTAGCTCCTGTATCTATTTTTGGCTATTTTGCCTAAAATCTGAATTCATTTTCCTTTCCCCCAGGAAATCTGAAAAGAAAATGCCGTAAGGGAGAAAAGATTTATGGAATGGGAATTACTAGGGATCATACTAACGGGACTTGCTGCTTTGTACCTCTGGGCTTTCAAAATCCCCTATTCTCTTCCTCATCCTCGACCTACCAAGGAAGGAAGAGAGAGTCGCTTTGATCTCCTTCGTGGTTTTGCTATGGTAGGAATCGTTTTAATTCATATACATTCATACTTTCAGTTTTTTCATCCAGGTGATGCAGTTGTCATCAGAACTACTTTGTTTTTTTCCAATTTATCTCGTTTTTCGGTTCCACTGTTTATCTTAACATCAGCAATTTTTTTAAGAAAAAAGAGTGGTTACTGGAATTCAAAAGTAAAGAACCTTCTCCTTCCCTATACATTGGCATCAATTGCTGGTTATTTAGTTAAATACCAAAATTATAATATCTTAGAATTTTTACAATTTTACTGTTTAGGAAAAGTATTTGCTCCTTACTACTTTGTTCCACTTTTACTACAATTTTATCTTCTCTACTATGTTTTGGAAAAAACTCTAACCAACCAATCAATCTCCAAAATTACATTGTTCATTTCTTTTATATTGAATCTATTCTCTAACTTAGGCTTTTTTGATACGATCTTACCAAAAGAATACCATTCGATTTCAATTTTGAACTATATTTTCTTTTTTGTTTTGGGAATTCAAATTGGATTCTCATATGAAGAAAAAACCAAACCAAAAGGAGAAATAAAGCTTCTTCTGGGAGCTATCTCTTTGGTGTTTCTTTTTTTGTTAATTTTATTTAGTGGGGTTTATTTTTCAGATTTTAAAAACCACCACTTGGTTTACCCTATTTTTTTCTTTCTCTTCATTTGGGAACTTATCCCTAAATTTAACAAAACTTTGTCCAACTTGATTAGCTACATAGGCAACAAAAGTTTATATATCTTTTTATTACACCCTTTCGTCATTCATACAATGCACAGTATAGACCCTTATTCACTGGGTGGACCTTATTTGGGATATATCGTAACTTTATTTTTAAATGTCGGAATACCGATTTTAATCGCTATTATAATCCAAAAGGGTAAGTTTTTAAGTCGATCACACCACTCTGGCGTACCTGAGTAAGCGCTTTTGCATATTCCACGAGTACACTTAAAACGTAATTCAATCTAGTCCTAATGTATTCATCATCTTTGCCTTCTGGAGATTCTGAATTTAATACAGACTCTACATGACGAACGATGACATGATCAGGAAGATAAACAATGCGAGTGTTTTTATAACTAGACATTCTAAGTTCGGCGTTGGGATAACTTCCCCCCATTCCACTTGATACAGTAATAATTAATCCAGGTTTGTGGGAAAGATCCCCACTAGACAAATAGAGGAAGAAGTTTTTTAATGCAGGACTCGCCATACCTGCATATTCAGGTGATAGAAAAACATAAGCATCCGCACTTCCAAACCCATTACTATACTCTAACCAAAACTTTTTGATTTCTGATTCTTTTTCCCACATCGCAGGTTCCCAAAGTGGAAGTGGGTTCCCACCCAAATCAAAAAGAATCGTTTCAATTCCTTTTGTTTCCAATGTCTTTGCTAAAAATTTTCCCACTTTTAATGATTGAGAATTTTTTCGGTGACTTCCTGCAACTAAACAAATTTTCATCGAGTCCCACCTTGGTTTTTATTCCCTTTGTGGTGAGATTTTTTTTTGTTTTTCCATTTCCGATTGTTATGACCATTTGGTTTTGAATCACGATCATCTTTTTTCTTTTGAGGGTGATTGTGTTTTTTCTCAGAAAATGTTTTTTCTTTTCTTTGTTCTCTGTCTTTGGCGAA of Leptospira mtsangambouensis contains these proteins:
- a CDS encoding STAS domain-containing protein — encoded protein: MASTKYKKVVVVFKRTKYELDLETYGSIQAYKEVARQNPEVFQRTFESHERQLESRNFLKSHVFPNADFVFRENFDPEDGTKYDLIVAHGGDNHFTYVAHLAGNTHLIGCNSDPHSSVGALLGFTAEELKAAVKNNFQHTQVESWSLLDTEILYPNGTKLKTVPAICELSIRNNSPDLTSRFWISYQGQKEEQKCSGLLVYTGAGSTGWISSCFPKKFSPFSKHEPFFHVYSREIRVKSRETEFSLADFRALDQVEVISEMNGGLAVDSLTERHYPFPPYAKATIRLSPEKLSVIVPLKRGESMQDLPYEIEQKRINGTVIVQIKGRMESGPLDRITQTILDEMVGTDRKHLILDFSELRYISSLGIRMILDVKMNLQKRNKEMALVGVTSSILQVFHLLGLSNAFQFYADREEALKSFEEPSKS
- a CDS encoding HDOD domain-containing protein, with translation MSIPPLITFQEDFLSGKLISKEYVHFSEIDCPELDVWIGRVVRSISLEFLHEILFTILSELLVNGCKANGKRVFFKEQGLNLWDEKDYARGIPMYKDEFGHNRKRVFLALDHSEYKITLSTIFKEDYIEFKVKNNAKILPEEKNRILKRVQASGKYKNINDAYRESVDNEESSGLGIVLIHILLRNSGISNQFFQLVTTEDSTEVIIRIPKQLIPKENQTNIKNLLVREVNSLPPLPPQIQKLIFIAKKKDVDWHEISAQVEKDPAITAEILKIANSPLFGPHTPIISVLEGVKRIGLRNLESIFLTLGAKKVLNSRYAKQVLVWTHSFKTSMYARFLIEDRKKHLKLLEPAVISALLHDLGRMVLLSLDLSQVNQIRVLRSDDNNEISEWVEEYTLGTTHSEIGYLMSEKWNFPEEILDVIRYHHKPWQCKSRNNILCQIIYLADILANIGRGKGNYFTVEPEVLEYFEITSEKEFRDMQERFKIQFEEHREEYQNLLI
- a CDS encoding Crp/Fnr family transcriptional regulator, which produces MSKLNIPPNQRIFKEGELNNAMYIILQGNVEIFFTVNNSQTRLALMKPGDFFGEMALFSSNPRSATARTITNCEVAVIESKQQLENFLVKNPKFAAKMVSIMADRLARTNELLISSMEKSVAKKIEFSNDVGKEHQIGISDVQDVE
- a CDS encoding acyltransferase family protein; translation: MEWELLGIILTGLAALYLWAFKIPYSLPHPRPTKEGRESRFDLLRGFAMVGIVLIHIHSYFQFFHPGDAVVIRTTLFFSNLSRFSVPLFILTSAIFLRKKSGYWNSKVKNLLLPYTLASIAGYLVKYQNYNILEFLQFYCLGKVFAPYYFVPLLLQFYLLYYVLEKTLTNQSISKITLFISFILNLFSNLGFFDTILPKEYHSISILNYIFFFVLGIQIGFSYEEKTKPKGEIKLLLGAISLVFLFLLILFSGVYFSDFKNHHLVYPIFFFLFIWELIPKFNKTLSNLISYIGNKSLYIFLLHPFVIHTMHSIDPYSLGGPYLGYIVTLFLNVGIPILIAIIIQKGKFLSRSHHSGVPE
- a CDS encoding NADPH-dependent FMN reductase gives rise to the protein MKICLVAGSHRKNSQSLKVGKFLAKTLETKGIETILFDLGGNPLPLWEPAMWEKESEIKKFWLEYSNGFGSADAYVFLSPEYAGMASPALKNFFLYLSSGDLSHKPGLIITVSSGMGGSYPNAELRMSSYKNTRIVYLPDHVIVRHVESVLNSESPEGKDDEYIRTRLNYVLSVLVEYAKALTQVRQSGVIDLKTYPFGL